A genome region from Procambarus clarkii isolate CNS0578487 unplaced genomic scaffold, FALCON_Pclarkii_2.0 HiC_scaffold_117, whole genome shotgun sequence includes the following:
- the LOC123748341 gene encoding bcl-2-like protein 1, which produces MVHSHEKQFKGIFKKLDINHDTGYVIFVGVFNELFEGEKMAITWGRIIALYAFGGQMALYCKDKNMEDLSEKIATFMSKYASEIVAPFVLRAGGWIKICEEFPAEEGDTLLV; this is translated from the coding sequence atggtgcacagtcacgaaaaacaatttaagggaatatttaaaaaattggacATTAATCATGACACTGGATATGTGATATTTGTTGgagttttcaatgaactatttgaaggTGAAAAGATGGCTATTACTTGGGGCAGGATAATTGCACTATATGCTTTTGGTGGACAGATGGCTTTGTATTGCAAAGACAAAAATATGGAGGACTTGAGCGAAAAAATAGCAACATTTATGAGCAAATATGCCAGTGAAATAGTGGCACCATTTGTTTTGAGAGCTGGTGGatggataaaaatatgtgaagaatttccagcagaagaaggtgatacgttgctggtttag